The sequence below is a genomic window from Silene latifolia isolate original U9 population chromosome 7, ASM4854445v1, whole genome shotgun sequence.
CAAATTGTTCATTATGAGTGGAAACCTACCATCTGCACTGAGTGTAAGGCTATGGGGCATCTTGGACGTGATTGTAGGAAGAAACAGAAAGTTCAACCTCAGAAACGCAAGATGTGGGTACCTAAGAAGGTTGTTCCTGAAGTCCCTAAGGCCGGGAATCACTTTCGTGGTAGCTAGTAAGTCAAGGGAGAAGACTAGAACTGTTGAAAGGAACACTGGACCAGGGGTGTTTGTAACTCCTATGCCTTTCCAGTCTGTGTTCTCACCTGCTAGTATCATCACTCAGATGACAAGGCAGGGGGGGATAGGGTTTGGTAGTCATAGAAGGACATTTCTGGAAGTAGTTGAACGCTCTATTCAGATAAGAGAGGTTTGTGAACCTGGAAAGGAAGGTCCTGAGTTAACTATTGAAAATGGGTAGCATTGGGTTTTGGAATGTGAGGGGATTTAATAGTATGAATAAGCAATCTGAGGTTAGAAGATTTTTGCAGCTGAATAATGTAGGACTTTTTGGTATTCTTGAAACTAGAGTTAGAAGACATGCTATCAATAAAGTACATTCTGGCTTAGGGATGAACTGGTTCATGCTTAACAATATTGATGATCATGAAGGGGGCAGAATCTGGCTTGTTTGGGACCCTATGAATTATAAAGTTGAGCTGGTAAGTAGTCATGCTCAGGTTATGCATTCTAGGGTTACTTTCTTACCTACTGGTGTTAAATGGTGGTTATCAGTAGTGTATGGCTTCAATAGGGTTGCTGAGAGAGCTCCTCTCTGGGATTCTCTTAATCTTATGGCTGCTGTGGTGTCTGGACCATGGCTGGTCATGGGAGATTTTAATAATGTTTTGGCCATGGATGAGAGGATAGGGTCTGGAATTACTGTTGCTGAGTTAAAGGGGTTTCAGGAGTGTGTGGCCACTTGCGGGTTAATGGATGCTCCTGCTCAGGGGGCCTTTTTCACTTGGAATAATAAACATGATGCTGGGGATATGGTGTTTAGTAGGATTGATAGAGTGCTAATCAATGATGAGTGGTTAGCTCAATTCTCTGAGGCTGACATTACTTTTCACCCTGAGGGCCTCTATGATCACTGCCCATGCACAATTACTCTCTGGCCAACTTGTGCTAAAAAGAAAGGTAGTTTTAAGTTTTTCAATATGTGGGGAAAGGATGCCAACTTCCTGACAATTGTTAAAGATATCTGGGAGACTCAGATTGAGGGATTTACTATGTTTCAGATTGCTAACAAACTCAAAGCTCTGAAACAGCCCTTGAAAGAGTTGAATAAGAATAGTTATTCTAATGTTGAAACTGCTGCCAAGGTTTCTCAGCTCCAGTTATTTGATTTGCAAAAACAGCTTCATCAATCTCCCACTGATATTCTTCTTGGTGGGTCATTGTTAAGGAAGCCGTAAATCGCATGAGGGACTTGGATGCGGCTTGGAAAAGTTTCCTTAGTCAGAAAGCTAAGGCTCATTGGTTGTGTGATGGAGATGACAATTCTCAATATTTTCACAGTCTTATTAAAGCTAGACGTCTTCATAACAGGGTCTTGTGCATCCAGGACTATCAGGGTATTACTCATACTACCTTTGATGGGATTGAAAAGGCTTTTCAAGATTATTATATCCAGCTTCTGGGGTCTAGTAAACATGTTGGGGATGTGCATTAT
It includes:
- the LOC141590417 gene encoding uncharacterized protein LOC141590417 codes for the protein MGSIGFWNVRGFNSMNKQSEVRRFLQLNNVGLFGILETRVRRHAINKVHSGLGMNWFMLNNIDDHEGGRIWLVWDPMNYKVELVSSHAQVMHSRVTFLPTGVKWWLSVVYGFNRVAERAPLWDSLNLMAAVVSGPWLVMGDFNNVLAMDERIGSGITVAELKGFQECVATCGLMDAPAQGAFFTWNNKHDAGDMVFSRIDRVLINDEWLAQFSEADITFHPEGLYDHCPCTITLWPTCAKKKGSFKFFNMWGKDANFLTIVKDIWETQIEGFTMFQIANKLKALKQPLKELNKNSYSNVETAAKVSQLQLFDLQKQLHQSPTDILLGGSLLRKP